A window from Kluyveromyces lactis strain NRRL Y-1140 chromosome E complete sequence encodes these proteins:
- the SEC21 gene encoding coatomer subunit gamma (similar to uniprot|P32074 Saccharomyces cerevisiae YNL287W SEC21 Gamma subunit of coatomer a heptameric protein complex that together with Arf1p forms the COPI coat involved in ER to Golgi transport of selective cargo): MSAQTYKKSEDPHSGSLPDKMAIYQDCLNRFNESPVNPKLCRTLITSLLELLSHGETFPRQEATALFFSISKLFQHPNDSLRQIVYVAIKELCGISDDILMATSSIMKDVQNGSDLVKPNAIRALIRVLDESTAFSAERLLKNSLVSKHPSICSASLVSSYHLLPIAETTVKRFANETQEAVGDLKQLPYPDENSRYYPTTSHISQYHALGLLYQLKNHDKMALIKLIQQFAGHSSPLKNQLAQVQMVKFVHQLVLKDPNSIPQFLPLIANWLQSRHEAVALEACKLTASLSNLVPNDLFAAAVSVLQGFLSTPRVTTRFAAVRLLNKISMVSPEKIVVCNPQLESLVNDSNRNISTYTITTLLKTGTDKNIGSLIKTITKFIHEVNDDFKIIIIDAIRTLSLNFPEECDTILHFLMESLQSAEGSLQFKNSVVEALIDLIQFVPQSKEKALEELCDFIEDCEYNEILVRILHLLGKEGPTTKNPSLYVRHIYNRVILENSIIRSAAVLSLSKFALVKNDPELVESIEQLLTQIKTDSDDEVRDRASIALQFIDSVKSKKDVSNIAQNFIRPTSTYDVVALESKLSHYLSQGQEAFKTPFDVSSVAKYSEDEKKALDLKRRQEQAFNHTEESSNSGAGNGNGTEKGGRKGDRLDDNSFNGPSLESEEEDLLLSKYVDEMSSLEQFQSFGKCIHSSKIVPLTEIEAEFVVKGIKHLFDEHVVLQFHITNTLKDVALDNVEVVCQQEGLSEGLLDEQEEFVLPIERLLPNEGESCYVSFKKLTQNKDDIIVERFSNSLKFQSKELDPSTSLPFEDDEGFQDEYEFDSLFLSPGDYMKPSFVSNFATSLEELPYESVSVYNIVETNTLQEVIDKLVISAGGLPLENSQIVSHDATQHTLKLSGKCILDNTKALLSIKMIKTSKGIAIKALVKSDKESLAEDLSNNLI, from the coding sequence ATGTCTGCACAAACTTATAAGAAGTCTGAGGACCCACACAGTGGGTCCTTGCCAGACAAAATGGCGATCTATCAGGATTGTTTGAATCGGTTCAATGAATCTCCTGTGAATCCTAAACTGTGCCGTACCCTGATCACAAGCTTGTTGGAACTATTGTCGCATGGTGAGACTTTCCCTAGACAAGAAGCTACTGctttattcttttccatttcgAAATTGTTCCAACACCCTAACGATTCTTTGAGACAAATCGTTTACGTGGCTATTAAGGAATTGTGTGGAATCTCCGATGATATCTTGATGGCtacttcttcaattatGAAAGATGTTCAAAATGGTTCAGATCTAGTGAAGCCTAATGCTATTAGAGCATTGATCCGTGTCTTGGATGAGTCCACTGCATTTTCTGCAGAAagattattgaaaaattcgttGGTTAGCAAACATCCATCTATTTGTTCTGCTTCTTTGGTCAGTTCATACCATTTATTACCAATCGCTGAAACTACGGTGAAGAGATTTGCTAATGAGACTCAGGAAGCCGTTGGTGATTTGAAACAGTTGCCATATCCAGATGAGAACAGTAGATATTATCCAACTACGTCTCATATCTCTCAATACCATGCATTGGGTTTGTTGTACCAATTGAAGAATCACGATAAGATGgctttgatcaaattgatCCAACAGTTTGCCGGTCATTCTTCaccattgaaaaatcaattgGCTCAAGTACAAATGGTTAAATTCGTGCACCAATTGGTTTTGAAGGATCCTAACTCCATCCCCCAGTTCTTACCACTAATAGCTAATTGGTTGCAAAGCAGACACGAGGCTGTTGCTTTGGAAGCTTGTAAGCTTACTGCGTCTCTATCCAACTTGGTTCCTAACGATTTGTTTGCAGCAGCGGTTTCTGTCTTGCAAGGATTCTTGTCCACTCCTCGTGTGACAACCAGATTTGCTGCAGTGCGTTTGTTGAACAAGATTTCTATGGTTTCACCAGAGAAAATTGTGGTATGTAATCCACAATTGGAATCTCTTGTTAACGATAGCAACAGAAACATTTCCACTTACACAATCACTACCTTGTTGAAGACTGGTACCGACAAGAACATTGGTTCTTTGATTAAGACAATTACCAAGTTCATCCACGAGGTGAATGAcgatttcaagatcatcaTTATTGATGCTATTAGAACTCTTTCTCTAAATTTCCCTGAGGAATGTGATACAATATTACATTTCTTGATGGAATCCTTACAATCTGCCGAAGGCagtcttcaattcaaaaatagTGTCGTGGAAGCATTAATTGATTTAATTCAATTCGTCCCACAATCTAAGGAAAAAGCTTTAGAAGAATTATGTGATTTCATCGAAGATTGTGaatataatgaaatattgGTTAGAATCTTACATCTATTGGGTAAGGAGGGTCCAACCACTAAGAACCCGTCATTATACGTGAGACACATTTACAATAGAGTTATTCTAGAGAATTCTATCATCAGATCTGCTGCTGTGTTGtctctttccaaatttgCACTTGTTAAGAATGACCCTGAGTTAGTAGAAAGTATTGAACAGCTATTGACTCAAATCAAGACTGattcagatgatgaagttAGAGATAGAGCATCCATTGCTTTGCAATTCATCGATTCGGTTAAGTCCAAGAAAGATGTTTCCAATATCGCACAAAATTTCATTCGCCCAACTTCTACCTATGACGTTGTTGCTCTTGAATCAAAACTATCACACTATTTGTCACAAGGCCAAGAGGCATTCAAGACTCCATTTGACGTCTCGTCAGTTGCCAAATACTCCGAAGACGAGAAGAAGGCATTGGATTTGAAACGCAGACAAGAGCAAGCCTTCAACCATACAGAAGAATCTTCCAACAGTGGTGCCGGAAATGGTAACGGTACTGAAAAGGGTGGTAGAAAGGGTGATAGATTGGATGACAATAGCTTCAATGGACCTTCATTggaatctgaagaagaagatttgcTATTGTCCAAATACGTGGATGAAATGTCCTCCTTGGAACAATTCCAGTCCTTTGGCAAGTGTATCCATTCTTCCAAGATTGTCCCATTAACGGAAATTGAAGCTGAATTCGTTGTGAAGGGTATCAAGCATTTGTTTGACGAGCACGTTGTATTACAATTCCATATCACTAACACATTGAAGGACGTTGCGCTTGATAACGTTGAAGTGGTATGCCAACAAGAAGGATTATCAGAGGGTTTACTTGACGAACAAGAGGAATTTGTTTTGCCTATTGAAAGACTCTTACCCAATGAAGGAGAGTCATGTTACGTATCGTTCAAGAAACTAACACAGAACAAGGATGATATCATTGTAGAAAGATTCAGCAACTCGTTGAAATTCCAATCCAAGGAATTAGACCCATCTACCTCTTTGCCATTCGAAGATGACGAAGGGTTCCAAGATGAATACGAATTTGATTCATTGTTCTTGAGTCCCGGTGACTACATGAAACCATCATTCGTAAGCAATTTTGCCACctctttggaagaactaCCTTATGAATCCGTCTCTGTCTACAACATTGTCGAAACTAACACACTACAAGAAGTCATCGACAAGTTAGTCATTAGCGCTGGTGGTTTACCTTTGGAAAACTCACAAATAGTATCCCACGATGCCACCCAACATACTCTAAAACTTTCAGGAAAATGTATCTTAGACAACACTAAAGCCCTGCTTTCCATCAAGATGATCAAGACAAGTAAGGGTATTGCAATTAAGGCTCTAGTGAAATCCGACAAGGAATCGTTGGCAGAAGACTTATCAAACAACTTGATATAA